The following are encoded in a window of Kitasatospora fiedleri genomic DNA:
- a CDS encoding DUF4097 family beta strand repeat-containing protein, producing MKRFVGAAAVVGLLAVGAVGCGPWDEQRKTVSYEVPGQVTALEVTGEVGGIEVRAGDGPVQVVEKRTWQDEEPRAGHELSGGVLKLTYSCSQCGIGYQVRVPAGTVLRLKETTGGITLRDLSGDITARTVTGGVEATGLRGANVTLEAGTGGVSARFAAAPTRAELRTGTGGVELTVPAGEAYTVDAHASTGGTEVSVPSQAGAGHALVARADTGGVKVATG from the coding sequence GTGAAGCGGTTCGTGGGGGCGGCGGCGGTCGTGGGGCTGCTGGCGGTCGGGGCGGTCGGGTGCGGGCCGTGGGACGAGCAGCGCAAGACGGTGTCGTACGAGGTGCCCGGGCAGGTCACCGCGTTGGAGGTGACCGGGGAGGTCGGCGGCATCGAGGTGCGGGCCGGGGACGGGCCGGTGCAGGTGGTGGAGAAGCGCACCTGGCAGGACGAGGAGCCGCGGGCCGGCCACGAGCTGAGCGGCGGGGTGCTGAAGCTGACGTACTCCTGCTCGCAGTGCGGGATCGGCTACCAGGTGCGGGTGCCGGCCGGGACGGTGCTGCGGCTGAAGGAGACCACCGGCGGCATCACGCTGCGCGACCTGAGCGGCGACATCACCGCGCGGACCGTCACCGGCGGCGTGGAGGCGACCGGGCTGCGCGGTGCGAACGTCACGCTGGAGGCCGGGACGGGCGGCGTCAGCGCCCGGTTCGCGGCGGCGCCGACCCGGGCCGAACTGCGCACCGGGACCGGCGGGGTGGAGCTGACGGTGCCCGCCGGGGAGGCGTACACGGTGGACGCGCACGCCTCGACCGGCGGCACCGAGGTGAGCGTCCCCTCGCAGGCCGGGGCCGGGCACGCGCTGGTCGCCCGGGCGGACACCGGCGGCGTGAAGGTCGCCACCGGCTGA
- a CDS encoding DNA-directed RNA polymerase subunit beta': protein MLDVNFFDELRIGLATADDIRQWSHGEVKKPETINYRTLKPEKDGLFCEKIFGPTRDWECYCGKYKRVRFKGIICERCGVEVTRAKVRRERMGHIELAAPVTHIWYFKGVPSRLGYLLDLAPKDLEKVIYFAAYMITWVDDERRQRDLPSLEAHVSVERQQIENRRDADLEARAKKAESDLAELEAEGAKADVRRKVREGAEREMKQLRDRTQREIDRLDEVWTRFKNLKVQDLEGDELLYRELRDRFGTYFSGSMGAAALKDRLESFDLGEEAERLREIIRTGKGQKKTRALKRLKVVSAFLQTSNKPKGMVLDCVPVIPPDLRPMVQLDGGRFATSDLNDLYRRVINRNNRLKRLLDLGAPEIIVNNEKRMLQEAVDALFDNGRRGRPVTGPGNRPLKSLSDMLKGKQGRFRQNLLGKRVDYSARSVIVVGPQLKLHQCGLPKAMALELFKPFVMKRLVDLNHAQNIKSAKRMVERARPVVWDVLEEVIAEHPVLLNRAPTLHRLGIQAFEPQLVEGKAIQIHPLVCTAFNADFDGDQMAVHLPLSAEAQAEARILMLSSNNILKPADGRPVTMPTQDMVLGLFFLTSDREEVKGKGRSFSSTAEAIMAFDARELDVQAPIDLRLAGGTVPPRGWTPPVDEDGQPAWTEGEPFRITTTLGRALFNELLPEDYPFVDYEVGKKQLSAIVNDLAERYPKVVVAATLDNLKASGFHWSTRSGVTVSISDVIVPPSKPAILEGYEAQAEKVQKQYERGLITDNERKSELVGIWTRATNEVADAMAANFPKTNPIFMMVDSGARGNMMQMRQIAGMRGLVSNAKNETIARPIKASFREGLSVLEYFISTHGARKGLADTALRTADSGYLTRRLVDVSQDVIIREEDCGTERGLKLSIGSVGADGVLRKADDVETSVYARMLAEDITVDGKLIATANTDLGDVLMDELIRHGVSSVKVRSILTCESAVGTCAFCYGRSLATGKLVDIGEAVGIIAAQSIGEPGTQLTMRTFHTGGVAGDDITQGLPRVVELFEARTPKGVAPISEAQGRVRIEDTEKTRKVVVTPDDGSDEIAYPVSKRVKLLVSEGEAVEVGQKLTVGATNPHDVLRIMGQRAVQIHLVAEVQKVYNSQGVSIHDKHIEIIIRQMLRRVTIIESGDAELLPGELVERGRFEQENRRVVSEGGHPASGRPQLMGITKASLATESWLSAASFQETTRVLTDAAIHAKSDPLLGLKENVILGKLIPAGTGLPRYRNIRVEPTEEAKAAMYSAVGYDDYDLSPFGAGSGQAVPLDDYDYGPYTG from the coding sequence GTGCTTGACGTCAACTTCTTCGACGAGCTCCGCATCGGACTGGCCACCGCCGACGACATCCGCCAGTGGTCGCACGGCGAGGTGAAGAAGCCGGAGACCATCAACTACCGCACGCTGAAGCCGGAAAAGGACGGCCTCTTCTGCGAGAAGATCTTCGGTCCCACCCGGGACTGGGAGTGCTACTGCGGCAAGTACAAGCGCGTCCGCTTCAAGGGCATCATCTGTGAGCGCTGCGGCGTCGAGGTGACCCGCGCCAAGGTGCGCCGCGAGCGGATGGGCCACATCGAGCTGGCCGCCCCGGTCACCCACATCTGGTACTTCAAGGGCGTCCCGTCGCGCCTGGGCTACCTGCTCGACCTGGCGCCGAAGGACCTCGAGAAGGTCATCTACTTCGCCGCCTACATGATCACCTGGGTGGACGACGAGCGCCGCCAGCGCGACCTCCCGTCCCTGGAGGCGCACGTCTCGGTCGAGCGCCAGCAGATCGAGAACCGGCGCGACGCCGACCTGGAGGCCCGGGCCAAGAAGGCCGAGTCCGACCTGGCCGAGCTGGAGGCCGAGGGCGCCAAGGCCGACGTGCGCCGCAAGGTGCGCGAGGGCGCCGAGCGCGAGATGAAGCAGCTGCGCGACCGCACGCAGCGCGAGATCGACCGCCTCGACGAGGTCTGGACCCGGTTCAAGAACCTCAAGGTCCAGGACCTGGAGGGCGACGAGCTGCTCTACCGCGAGCTGCGCGACCGCTTCGGCACCTACTTCTCCGGCTCGATGGGCGCCGCGGCCCTCAAGGACCGCCTGGAGTCCTTCGACCTGGGCGAGGAGGCCGAGCGCCTCCGCGAGATCATCCGCACCGGCAAGGGCCAGAAGAAGACCCGCGCGCTCAAGCGCCTCAAGGTCGTCTCCGCCTTCCTGCAGACCAGCAACAAGCCCAAGGGCATGGTGCTCGACTGCGTCCCGGTGATCCCGCCGGACCTGCGCCCGATGGTCCAGCTCGACGGTGGCCGCTTCGCCACCTCCGACCTGAACGACCTGTACCGCCGCGTCATCAACCGCAACAACCGCCTGAAGCGGCTTCTCGACCTCGGCGCGCCCGAGATCATCGTGAACAACGAGAAGCGCATGCTCCAGGAGGCCGTCGACGCGCTCTTCGACAACGGCCGCCGCGGCCGCCCGGTCACGGGCCCCGGCAACCGTCCGCTGAAGTCGCTGTCCGACATGCTCAAGGGCAAGCAGGGCCGCTTCCGGCAGAACCTGCTCGGCAAGCGTGTCGACTACTCGGCCCGTTCGGTCATCGTCGTCGGCCCGCAGCTCAAGCTGCACCAGTGCGGCCTGCCCAAGGCCATGGCGCTGGAGCTCTTCAAGCCGTTCGTGATGAAGCGCCTGGTCGACCTGAACCACGCGCAGAACATCAAGTCGGCCAAGCGCATGGTCGAGCGCGCCCGCCCCGTGGTGTGGGACGTCCTCGAAGAGGTCATCGCCGAGCACCCGGTGCTGCTGAACCGCGCGCCCACCCTGCACCGCCTCGGCATCCAGGCCTTCGAGCCGCAGCTGGTCGAGGGCAAGGCCATCCAGATCCACCCGCTCGTCTGCACCGCGTTCAACGCGGACTTCGACGGCGACCAGATGGCCGTGCACCTGCCGCTGTCCGCGGAGGCGCAGGCCGAGGCCCGCATCCTGATGCTGTCCTCGAACAACATCCTGAAGCCGGCCGACGGCCGCCCCGTCACCATGCCGACCCAGGACATGGTGCTGGGCCTGTTCTTCCTCACCTCGGACCGCGAGGAGGTCAAGGGCAAGGGCCGTTCCTTCTCCTCGACCGCCGAGGCGATCATGGCCTTCGACGCCCGCGAGCTGGACGTCCAGGCCCCGATCGACCTGCGCCTGGCCGGCGGCACCGTGCCGCCGCGCGGCTGGACCCCGCCGGTGGACGAGGACGGGCAGCCGGCCTGGACCGAGGGCGAGCCGTTCCGGATCACCACCACCCTGGGCCGCGCGCTCTTCAACGAGCTGCTGCCCGAGGACTACCCGTTCGTCGACTACGAGGTCGGCAAGAAGCAGCTGTCGGCGATCGTCAACGACCTCGCCGAGCGCTACCCGAAGGTCGTCGTCGCCGCGACGCTCGACAACCTGAAGGCGTCCGGCTTCCACTGGTCGACCCGTTCCGGTGTCACCGTCTCGATCTCGGACGTCATCGTCCCGCCGAGCAAGCCCGCCATCCTGGAGGGCTACGAGGCGCAGGCGGAGAAGGTCCAGAAGCAGTACGAGCGCGGTCTGATCACCGACAACGAGCGCAAGTCCGAGCTGGTCGGCATCTGGACCCGCGCGACCAACGAGGTCGCCGACGCGATGGCCGCGAACTTCCCGAAGACGAACCCCATCTTCATGATGGTCGACTCGGGCGCGCGCGGAAACATGATGCAGATGCGTCAGATCGCCGGTATGCGCGGTCTGGTGTCGAACGCGAAGAACGAGACCATCGCGCGTCCGATCAAGGCCTCGTTCCGTGAGGGCCTGTCCGTGCTGGAGTACTTCATCTCCACCCACGGTGCCCGTAAGGGTCTGGCCGACACCGCGCTGCGCACCGCCGACTCGGGCTACCTGACCCGTCGTCTGGTGGACGTCTCGCAGGACGTGATCATCCGCGAGGAGGACTGCGGCACCGAGCGCGGCCTCAAGCTGTCGATCGGCTCGGTCGGCGCGGACGGCGTGCTGCGCAAGGCCGACGACGTCGAGACCAGCGTCTACGCCCGCATGCTCGCCGAGGACATCACCGTCGACGGCAAGCTGATCGCCACCGCCAACACCGACCTCGGCGACGTCCTGATGGACGAGCTGATCCGGCACGGCGTGAGCTCGGTCAAGGTCCGCTCGATCCTGACCTGCGAGTCCGCGGTCGGCACCTGTGCCTTCTGCTACGGCCGCTCGCTGGCCACCGGCAAGCTGGTCGACATCGGTGAGGCGGTCGGCATCATCGCCGCCCAGTCCATCGGTGAGCCCGGCACCCAGCTGACCATGCGCACCTTCCACACCGGTGGTGTGGCCGGTGACGACATCACCCAGGGTCTGCCGCGTGTCGTCGAGCTCTTCGAGGCCCGCACCCCCAAGGGTGTGGCCCCGATCTCGGAGGCGCAGGGCCGCGTCCGGATCGAGGACACCGAGAAGACCCGCAAGGTCGTCGTCACCCCCGACGACGGCTCGGACGAGATCGCCTACCCGGTCTCCAAGCGCGTCAAGCTGCTGGTCAGCGAGGGCGAGGCGGTCGAGGTCGGCCAGAAGCTGACCGTCGGCGCCACCAACCCGCACGACGTGCTGCGCATCATGGGCCAGCGGGCCGTCCAGATCCACCTGGTCGCCGAGGTCCAGAAGGTCTACAACTCGCAGGGCGTGTCGATCCACGACAAGCACATCGAGATCATCATCCGGCAGATGCTCCGCCGCGTGACGATCATCGAGTCGGGCGACGCGGAGCTGCTGCCGGGCGAGCTGGTCGAGCGCGGCCGCTTCGAGCAGGAGAACCGCCGGGTGGTCTCCGAGGGCGGCCACCCCGCCTCCGGCCGCCCGCAGCTGATGGGCATCACCAAGGCCTCGCTGGCCACCGAGTCCTGGCTGTCGGCCGCCTCCTTCCAGGAGACGACCCGGGTGCTCACCGACGCGGCGATCCACGCCAAGTCGGACCCGCTGCTGGGCCTCAAGGAGAACGTCATCCTCGGCAAGCTCATCCCGGCCGGTACGGGTCTGCCCCGCTACCGCAACATCCGGGTCGAGCCGACCGAGGAGGCCAAGGCCGCGATGTACTCGGCCGTCGGCTACGACGACTACGACCTGTCGCCGTTCGGCGCGGGCTCCGGTCAGGCCGTCCCGCTGGACGACTACGACTACGGCCCGTACACCGGCTGA
- the rpoB gene encoding DNA-directed RNA polymerase subunit beta produces the protein MAAPRNASNNSASTAPLRVSFAKIKEPLEVPNLLALQTESFDWLLGNAAWKSRVEAALESGQDVPTKSGLEEIFEEISPIEDFSGSMSLTFRDHRFEPPKNSIDECKDRDFTFAAPLFVTAEFTNNETGEIKSQTVFMGDFPLMTNKGTFIINGTERVVVSQLVRSPGVYFDSTLDKVSDKDIFSAKIIPSRGAWLEMEIDKRDMVGVRIDRKRKQSVTVLLKALGWTTEMILEEFGEYESMRATLEKDHTQGQDDALLDIYRKLRPGEPPTREAAQTLLENLYFNPKRYDLAKVGRYKVNRKLGNAESLDSGVLTEPDIINTIKYLVKLHAGETEWRDDEGRDIVIEVDDIDHFGNRRLRNVGELIQNQVRTGLARMERVVRERMTTQDVEAITPQTLINIRPVVASIKEFFGTSQLSQFMDQTNPLSGLTHKRRLSALGPGGLSRERAGFEVRDVHPSHYGRMCPIETPEGPNIGLIGSLASYGRVNAFGFIETPYRKVVDGVVTESVDYLTADEEDRYVIAQANAPLTAELTFAEPRVLVRRRGGEIDYIPGTEIDYMDVSPRQMVSVATAMIPFLEHDDANRALMGSNMMRQAVPLLRSEAPLVGTGMEYRCAVDAADVITADKAGVVQEVSADYVTVANDDGTYNTYRAAKFTRSNQGTAFNQKVLVDEGARVEAGQVLADGPCTDEGEMALGKNLLVAFMSWEGHNYEDAIILSQRLVQDDVLSSIHIEEHEVDARDTKLGPEEITRDIPNVSEEVLADLDERGIIRIGADVVTGDILVGKVTPKGETELTPEERLLRAIFGEKAREVRDTSLKVPHGESGKVIGVRVFDREEGDELPPGVNQLVRVYVAQKRKITNGDKLAGRHGNKGVISKILPVEDMPFLEDGTPVDIILNPLGVPSRMNPGQVLEIHLGWLAMQGWDVSGLADEWAQRLQAIGADTVEGGTNLATPVFDGAREDEITGLLDNTTLTRDGERLVNSTGKARLFDGRSGEPFPMPVSVGYMYILKLHHLVDDKLHARSTGPYSMITQQPLGGKAQFGGQRFGEMEVWALEAYGAAYALQELLTIKSDDVLGRVKVYEAIVKGENIPEPGIPESFKVLIKEMQSLCLNVEVLSSDGQSIEMRDSDEDVFRAAEELGIDLSRREPSSVEEV, from the coding sequence TTGGCCGCGCCGCGCAACGCCTCGAACAATTCCGCATCCACCGCCCCGCTCCGCGTCTCGTTCGCGAAGATCAAGGAGCCCCTCGAGGTCCCGAACCTCCTGGCCCTGCAGACCGAGAGCTTTGACTGGCTGCTCGGCAACGCGGCCTGGAAGTCCCGGGTCGAGGCTGCCCTGGAGAGTGGTCAGGACGTCCCCACCAAGTCCGGTCTGGAGGAGATCTTCGAAGAGATCTCCCCGATCGAGGACTTCAGCGGGTCGATGTCCCTGACCTTCCGGGACCACCGTTTCGAGCCGCCGAAGAACTCCATCGACGAGTGCAAGGACCGCGACTTCACCTTCGCGGCCCCGCTCTTCGTCACCGCGGAGTTCACCAACAACGAGACCGGTGAGATCAAGTCCCAGACCGTGTTCATGGGCGACTTCCCGCTCATGACCAACAAGGGCACGTTCATCATCAACGGCACCGAGCGTGTCGTCGTGTCCCAGCTGGTCCGCTCCCCGGGCGTCTACTTCGACTCCACCCTGGACAAGGTGTCCGACAAGGACATCTTCTCCGCCAAGATCATCCCCTCCCGCGGTGCCTGGCTGGAGATGGAGATCGACAAGCGCGACATGGTCGGTGTCCGCATCGACCGCAAGCGCAAGCAGTCGGTCACCGTGCTGCTCAAGGCCCTCGGCTGGACCACCGAGATGATCCTGGAGGAGTTCGGCGAGTACGAGTCGATGCGCGCCACCCTGGAGAAGGACCACACCCAGGGCCAGGACGACGCGCTGCTCGACATCTACCGCAAGCTGCGCCCGGGCGAGCCGCCGACCCGCGAGGCCGCGCAGACGCTGCTGGAGAACCTGTACTTCAACCCGAAGCGCTACGACCTGGCCAAGGTCGGCCGCTACAAGGTGAACCGGAAGCTGGGCAACGCCGAGTCGCTCGACTCCGGCGTGCTCACCGAGCCGGACATCATCAACACCATCAAGTACCTGGTGAAGCTGCACGCCGGCGAGACCGAGTGGCGCGATGACGAGGGCCGCGACATCGTCATCGAGGTCGACGACATCGACCACTTCGGCAACCGCCGCCTGCGCAACGTCGGCGAGCTGATCCAGAACCAGGTCCGCACCGGCCTCGCCCGCATGGAGCGGGTGGTCCGCGAGCGGATGACCACCCAGGACGTCGAGGCGATCACGCCGCAGACCCTGATCAACATCCGGCCGGTCGTCGCCTCCATCAAGGAGTTCTTCGGCACCAGCCAGCTGTCGCAGTTCATGGACCAGACGAACCCGCTGTCGGGCCTGACCCACAAGCGCCGTCTGTCCGCGCTCGGCCCCGGTGGTCTGTCCCGCGAGCGGGCCGGCTTCGAGGTCCGTGACGTGCACCCCTCGCACTACGGCCGCATGTGTCCGATCGAGACCCCCGAAGGCCCGAACATCGGCCTGATCGGCTCGCTCGCCTCCTACGGCCGGGTCAACGCGTTCGGCTTCATCGAGACCCCGTACCGCAAGGTCGTCGACGGCGTGGTCACCGAGTCGGTGGACTACCTGACCGCCGACGAGGAGGACCGGTACGTCATCGCGCAGGCCAACGCCCCGCTCACCGCGGAGCTGACCTTCGCCGAGCCCCGCGTCCTGGTCCGCCGCCGCGGCGGCGAGATCGACTACATCCCCGGCACCGAGATCGACTACATGGACGTCTCGCCGCGCCAGATGGTGTCGGTCGCGACCGCCATGATCCCCTTCCTCGAGCACGACGACGCCAACCGCGCGCTGATGGGCTCGAACATGATGCGCCAGGCCGTCCCGCTGCTGCGCAGCGAGGCGCCGCTGGTCGGCACCGGCATGGAGTACCGCTGCGCCGTCGACGCCGCGGACGTCATCACCGCCGACAAGGCCGGCGTGGTGCAGGAGGTCTCGGCCGACTACGTCACCGTCGCCAACGACGACGGCACGTACAACACCTACCGGGCCGCCAAGTTCACCCGCTCCAACCAGGGCACCGCCTTCAACCAGAAGGTCCTGGTGGACGAGGGCGCCCGGGTCGAGGCCGGCCAGGTGCTGGCCGACGGCCCGTGCACCGACGAGGGCGAGATGGCCCTCGGCAAGAACCTCCTGGTGGCGTTCATGTCCTGGGAGGGCCACAACTACGAGGACGCGATCATCCTGTCGCAGCGCCTCGTCCAGGACGACGTCCTCTCCTCGATCCACATCGAGGAGCACGAGGTCGACGCCCGCGACACCAAGCTGGGCCCCGAGGAGATCACCCGGGACATCCCGAACGTCTCCGAGGAGGTCCTCGCCGACCTCGACGAGCGCGGCATCATCCGGATCGGCGCCGACGTCGTCACCGGCGACATCCTGGTCGGCAAGGTCACCCCGAAGGGCGAGACCGAGCTGACCCCGGAGGAGCGCCTGCTCCGCGCGATCTTCGGCGAGAAGGCGCGCGAGGTCCGCGACACCTCGCTGAAGGTGCCGCACGGCGAGTCCGGCAAGGTCATCGGCGTCCGCGTCTTCGACCGCGAGGAGGGGGACGAGCTCCCCCCGGGCGTGAACCAGCTGGTCCGCGTCTACGTCGCCCAGAAGCGCAAGATCACCAACGGTGACAAGCTGGCCGGCCGCCACGGCAACAAGGGCGTCATCTCCAAGATCCTGCCGGTCGAGGACATGCCGTTCCTGGAGGACGGCACCCCGGTCGACATCATCCTGAACCCGCTGGGCGTCCCGTCCCGGATGAACCCGGGACAGGTCCTGGAGATCCACCTCGGCTGGCTCGCCATGCAGGGCTGGGACGTCTCCGGCCTCGCCGACGAGTGGGCCCAGCGCCTCCAGGCGATCGGCGCCGACACGGTCGAGGGCGGCACCAACCTCGCCACCCCCGTCTTCGACGGCGCCCGCGAGGACGAGATCACCGGCCTGCTGGACAACACCACCCTCACCCGTGACGGTGAGCGCCTGGTGAACTCCACCGGCAAGGCCCGGCTGTTCGACGGCCGCTCCGGCGAGCCGTTCCCGATGCCGGTCTCGGTCGGCTACATGTACATCCTCAAGCTGCACCACCTGGTCGACGACAAGCTGCACGCCCGTTCGACCGGTCCGTACTCGATGATCACCCAGCAGCCGCTCGGTGGTAAGGCGCAGTTCGGTGGTCAGCGCTTCGGTGAGATGGAGGTGTGGGCCCTCGAGGCGTACGGCGCGGCCTACGCGCTGCAGGAGCTGCTCACCATCAAGTCCGACGACGTCCTGGGCCGTGTGAAGGTCTACGAGGCGATCGTCAAGGGCGAGAACATCCCCGAGCCCGGCATTCCCGAGTCCTTCAAGGTCCTCATCAAGGAAATGCAGTCGCTCTGCCTCAACGTGGAGGTGCTGTCCTCGGACGGCCAGTCCATCGAGATGCGCGACAGCGACGAGGACGTGTTCCGCGCCGCCGAGGAGCTCGGCATTGACCTGTCCCGGCGCGAGCCGAGCAGCGTCGAAGAGGTCTGA
- the rplL gene encoding 50S ribosomal protein L7/L12 translates to MAKLSTEDLLEQFEGMTLIELSEFVKAFEEKFDVTAAAPVAVAGVAGPGAPAEAVEEQDEFDVILEGAGDKKIQVIKEVRALTSLGLKEAKDLVDTAGAKVLEKVAKDVAEKAKAQLEGAGAKVTVK, encoded by the coding sequence ATGGCGAAGCTCAGCACCGAGGACCTGCTCGAGCAGTTCGAGGGCATGACCCTGATCGAGCTCTCCGAGTTCGTGAAGGCCTTCGAGGAGAAGTTCGACGTCACCGCCGCCGCCCCGGTCGCCGTTGCCGGCGTTGCAGGTCCGGGCGCCCCGGCCGAGGCCGTCGAGGAGCAGGACGAGTTCGACGTCATCCTCGAGGGTGCCGGCGACAAGAAGATCCAGGTCATCAAGGAGGTGCGCGCCCTCACCTCCCTCGGCCTGAAGGAGGCCAAGGACCTCGTCGACACCGCCGGTGCGAAGGTCCTGGAGAAGGTCGCCAAGGACGTCGCGGAGAAGGCCAAGGCCCAGCTCGAGGGCGCCGGCGCCAAGGTCACCGTCAAGTGA
- the rplJ gene encoding 50S ribosomal protein L10: MARPDKAADVAEITDKFRASSAAVLTEYRGLTVKQLKTLRRSLGGNADYAVVKNTLTKIAANEAGISELDDLFAGPTAVAFVTGDPVESAKALRDFAKENPALIIKGGVLDGKALSADEIKKLADLESREVLLAKLAGALKAKPSQAAAVFQALPSKLVRTVEALREKVEQGGAGTPAPAEDAE; the protein is encoded by the coding sequence ATGGCCAGGCCCGACAAGGCTGCCGACGTCGCCGAGATCACGGACAAGTTCCGTGCCTCCAGCGCCGCCGTTCTGACCGAGTACCGCGGTCTCACGGTGAAGCAGCTGAAGACGCTGCGTCGCTCGCTCGGCGGCAACGCCGATTACGCCGTGGTGAAGAACACGCTGACCAAGATCGCGGCCAACGAGGCCGGGATCTCCGAGCTCGACGACCTGTTCGCCGGTCCGACGGCTGTCGCCTTCGTCACCGGTGACCCGGTGGAGTCGGCGAAGGCTCTGCGTGACTTCGCCAAGGAGAACCCTGCTCTCATCATCAAGGGCGGTGTCCTTGACGGTAAGGCGCTGTCCGCCGATGAGATCAAGAAGCTCGCGGACCTCGAGTCCCGCGAGGTGCTGCTCGCCAAGCTGGCGGGCGCCCTGAAGGCCAAGCCCTCCCAGGCTGCCGCCGTGTTCCAGGCGCTCCCGTCCAAGCTCGTTCGCACCGTGGAAGCGCTGCGCGAGAAGGTCGAGCAGGGCGGTGCCGGTACTCCGGCTCCCGCCGAGGACGCGGAGTAA
- the rplA gene encoding 50S ribosomal protein L1 has protein sequence MKRSKALKAADAQVDRARIYAPLEAVRLAKATSTSKFDGTVEVAMRLGVDPRKADQMVRSTVILPHGTGKTARVLVFANGERAEAARAAGADIVGSDELIDEVAKGRLDFDAVVATPDLMGKVGRLGRVLGPRGLMPNPKTGTVTPDVAKAVNEIKGGKIEFRVDKHSNLHLIIGKTSFSDEQLVENYAAALDEVLRAKPSAAKGRYLKKIAFSSTIGPGIQVDPNRTRNLLVEEDPAAV, from the coding sequence GTGAAGCGCAGCAAGGCCCTCAAGGCCGCGGACGCCCAGGTCGACCGCGCCCGGATCTACGCCCCGCTCGAGGCCGTCCGCCTCGCCAAGGCGACCTCCACCTCGAAGTTCGACGGCACCGTCGAGGTCGCCATGCGTCTGGGCGTCGACCCGCGCAAGGCCGACCAGATGGTCCGCAGCACCGTCATCCTCCCGCACGGCACCGGTAAGACCGCCCGGGTCCTGGTCTTCGCGAACGGTGAGCGTGCCGAGGCCGCGCGTGCCGCGGGTGCCGACATCGTCGGCTCCGACGAGCTGATCGACGAGGTCGCCAAGGGTCGTCTGGACTTCGACGCCGTCGTCGCCACCCCGGACCTGATGGGCAAGGTCGGCCGCCTGGGCCGCGTGCTCGGTCCCCGTGGCCTGATGCCGAACCCGAAGACCGGCACCGTGACCCCGGACGTCGCCAAGGCCGTCAACGAGATCAAGGGCGGCAAGATCGAGTTCCGCGTCGACAAGCACTCGAACCTCCACCTGATCATCGGCAAGACCTCGTTCTCCGACGAGCAGCTGGTCGAGAACTACGCCGCCGCGCTCGACGAGGTCCTCCGGGCCAAGCCGTCCGCCGCCAAGGGCCGCTACCTGAAGAAGATCGCCTTCTCCAGCACGATCGGCCCCGGCATCCAGGTCGACCCGAACCGCACCCGCAACCTCCTCGTCGAGGAGGACCCGGCGGCGGTCTGA
- the rplK gene encoding 50S ribosomal protein L11, whose translation MPPKKKKVTGLIKLQINAGAANPAPPVGPALGQHGVNIMEFCKAYNAATESQRGMIVPVEITVYDDRSFTFVTKTPPAARLILKAAGVDKGSKEPHKTKVAKLTSAQVREIATTKLPDLNANDLDAAEKIIAGTARSMGITVEG comes from the coding sequence ATGCCTCCCAAGAAGAAGAAGGTCACGGGGCTCATCAAGCTCCAGATCAACGCCGGTGCGGCCAACCCGGCCCCGCCGGTCGGCCCCGCGCTGGGTCAGCACGGCGTCAACATCATGGAATTCTGCAAGGCGTACAACGCGGCCACCGAGTCGCAGCGCGGCATGATCGTGCCGGTGGAGATCACGGTCTACGACGACCGCTCCTTCACCTTCGTCACGAAGACCCCGCCGGCCGCTCGCCTGATCCTCAAGGCCGCGGGCGTCGACAAGGGCTCCAAGGAGCCGCACAAGACCAAGGTCGCCAAGCTGACCTCGGCCCAGGTGCGCGAGATCGCCACCACCAAGCTGCCCGACCTGAACGCCAACGACCTGGACGCCGCGGAGAAGATCATCGCCGGCACCGCCCGGTCGATGGGCATCACCGTCGAGGGCTGA